The Deltaproteobacteria bacterium genome contains the following window.
AGGGGATGAAGGTGGATTCGCCCCGGACCTCAAGTCCAACGAGGCGGCCCTGGAGATGGTGCTCGCCGGGATCCGAAAAGCGGGATACAAGCCCGGAAAAGACGTCGTGCTGGCCTTGGACCCGGCCTCCTCAAGCTTTTACCAGAAAGGAAAGTACGTCTTCTGGAAATCCGACGGCTCCAGGCTCAGGGCTGAGGAGATGATCGATTTTTACGCCGACTGGGTGGATCGTTTCCCCATCTTCTCCATTGAGGACGGACTCGCGGAAAACGACTGGAAGGGATGGAAAAAGTTGACCGAGAGGCTGGGAGACCGCGTCCAGATCGTGGGGGATGATCTCTTCGTAACCAACACGAAGCGGATTGCAAGGGGTATCAAGGAGAAGTCCGCCAACGCGGTCCTGATCAAGCTGAATCAGATCGGCACCTTGACCGAGACCATCGAGGCCATCGAAATGGCCCATAAGGCGGGCTGGCGGGCCGTAATCTCCCATCGTTCAGGGGAAACCGAGGACAGTTTCATTGCGGACCTAGCCGTTGCAACAGGGACCGGCCAGATCAAAACAGGATCCCTTTGCCGTTCAGAGCGCATCTGCAAGTATAACCAGCTCTTGAGAATCGAGGAGCAATTGGGAGGGGCAGCGGAATTCGCCCGGCCTTTCATTTGAGGTAGGGCCGAAGGGATTCCCAACGCTTCCTCCCCGCGGCATTTCACTGCAGAAAACGAGTCTATCCGCGATGATCTCATCTCCCGGAAGAACCAAGCGAAAAATCCGTGGATATCTCGCAGCTGGAACACGGGTCGAGATCTTTGAATCCGGATCTCGCAAGGGTGTCTCTACCAACGGCCCGGGCCTACCGGCTGCTGGCTCGGAAATTCAGCTTCGCTCAATCAGGGAAAGGATTTCGTCTCCATAGCTGCAAGTGGCAGGGCTTCTCCATGTACTTGCAAGATTCGGGTTGAAAAACATTCAATTTTGTTCAAGCCCAAAAAAGACGATAATTTTGGCTGTCTTACGCAGAATGCCAAATGGAACAGGCATCCACGTTGTTGAATAGAGGGCCGGAATTTGTCCGTGTGTAGCGACGACTCCTTACCTCCCTGACGGGTTCCCGGTTTGAGCCTGACTTGAAAGATTGAATATGAACAAGAAAAAAAAGATTGCAGTGAGATTTATCGCTATATCGCTTGAGAATTGGAAAAATTTCGCCCACGTGGAGGTCCCTCTTCAAAGGCGTGTTTTTCTTGTGGGCCCTAACGCGTGCGGCAAGTCCAATTTTCTTGATGTGTTTCGATTCCTGCGCGACCTTGCCTCTTCAGGCGGAGGATTTCAAGAGGCCATAAACAGACGAGGAGGGGTAAGTGCCATTCGTTGTCTCGCTGCACGGCGCAACCCCGACATTGCCATCTCCGTCGTTGTAAAAAGCGGACAGGATGAACCTCGTTGGGAATACGAATTGCGTTTTCACCAGGACAGCCAGCGTCGTCCATTAGTTCGTAAAGAAAAAGTAATTTGTGACGGCCGGACAATTCTTGAGCGCCCGGATAAAGATGATCGCCAAGATACCGAGCGATTGACACAGACATATTTGGAGCAAGTTAACGTAAACCGTCAGTTCCGTGAACTCGTCGAGATTTTTCAGTCGATACGATACCTTCACATAGTTCCACAACTCATTCGAGAACCGGACCGTTCTATAGGTAGGACCAGCGATCCCTATGGAGGTGATTTTCTGGATCAGATTGCGAAAACTGCGGAGAAAACGCGCAATGCGCATCTGAGAAAAATCCAGGAAGCCCTTCGCGTGGCTGTGCCACAATTAGGAAAGATAGAGATTTGGCGCGATGAAAGAGGTACTCCACATTTACGCGGCAAACATGAACACTGGAGGCTCAAAGGAGCATGGCAAACCGAAAAGGAGTTTTCCGATGGAACTTTACGGTTAATGGGCCTTCTGTGGGCCACACTGGCTGGAACAGGACCACTACTTCTTGAGGAGCCAGAACTTTCCCTGCATCCCGAAATCATCCGCTTTTTGCCACAGATGTTTGCCCGGCTCCAACGTCAAAGCAAAAGACAAATCATTGTCAGCACCCATTCCTCAGACTTATTGCGGGACGAAGGAATCGGACTGGATGAAGTCTTGTTATTGAAGCCCACGACCGAAGGAACGGATATAAAAACGGCGGATGCTTTTGAAGAAATTCCCGTGCTCTTGGAAGGAGGGATAACCCTCGCCGATGTTGTTATGCCCAAAACTCGGCCAGAGAACCCGGAACAACTTATGCTCTTTGGAGATGCATGAGATGTCAGGAGTGGTTGTTATTTCGGCTGCTGTTGAAGGGATGGTTGATGAGGCAGTGATTCGTAGGCTCTTACATAATATGAACGCGTCATTGGGATCTGTCTATGGAAAGAACGGCAAACCTCGACTTCATAAAGGCATTAAAGGTTATAATAATGCAGCCCGTTTTTCCCCATGGCTTGTTCTCGTAGATTTGGACCAGGACTTTGATTGTGCACCGCTTTTGCGAAATACGTGGCTCCCCGCACCAGGATCACATATGTGTATCCGCGTTGCAGTACATGAAGTAGAAGCGTGGTTGTTGGCAGACCGTGAGAGCATGGCTGATTTCCTTAGTGTGTCATACTCAAAAATCCCGAAAGATCCTGAAACCCTGGGCAATCCCAAAACAACGATTGTCAATCTTGCCCGTCAATCTCGACGTCGTAATATCCGTGAGGATATGGTGCCAAGACCAGGCAGCAGCAGGGAAATTGGACCTGCCTATTCTTCACGTTTAATCGAATTTGTCTCTAAGCATTGGCGACCTGAGGTGGCCCGCAAGCGCTCTGACAGCCTTGACCGAACAATTCATCGCTTAAAAAACCTTATTAGCAGATGGCAAGCAAAAGGTGGTCGTCAATGAATATCTCGTGCCCACACTTCATTCAAG
Protein-coding sequences here:
- the eno gene encoding phosphopyruvate hydratase gives rise to the protein METIEAIVAREILDSRGNPTVEVEVRLEDGAIGRAAVPSGASTGKYEAVELRDKGKKRYGGKGVEKAVSNVNKIIAPALVGMDATDQRLIDGTLIELDGTPNKGKLGANAILGVSLAVARAAADSLFLPLYRYIGGTNACRLPMPMMNILNGGLHAANNVDFQEFMIMPVGGKTFREALRIGAEVFHALSAVLKEKGLSTAVGDEGGFAPDLKSNEAALEMVLAGIRKAGYKPGKDVVLALDPASSSFYQKGKYVFWKSDGSRLRAEEMIDFYADWVDRFPIFSIEDGLAENDWKGWKKLTERLGDRVQIVGDDLFVTNTKRIARGIKEKSANAVLIKLNQIGTLTETIEAIEMAHKAGWRAVISHRSGETEDSFIADLAVATGTGQIKTGSLCRSERICKYNQLLRIEEQLGGAAEFARPFI
- a CDS encoding AAA family ATPase; the protein is MNKKKKIAVRFIAISLENWKNFAHVEVPLQRRVFLVGPNACGKSNFLDVFRFLRDLASSGGGFQEAINRRGGVSAIRCLAARRNPDIAISVVVKSGQDEPRWEYELRFHQDSQRRPLVRKEKVICDGRTILERPDKDDRQDTERLTQTYLEQVNVNRQFRELVEIFQSIRYLHIVPQLIREPDRSIGRTSDPYGGDFLDQIAKTAEKTRNAHLRKIQEALRVAVPQLGKIEIWRDERGTPHLRGKHEHWRLKGAWQTEKEFSDGTLRLMGLLWATLAGTGPLLLEEPELSLHPEIIRFLPQMFARLQRQSKRQIIVSTHSSDLLRDEGIGLDEVLLLKPTTEGTDIKTADAFEEIPVLLEGGITLADVVMPKTRPENPEQLMLFGDA